TGGCAATATGTAGTACAACAACGCGTTGAGTTGGCAAAACGATTGTTAGCACAGCCCGGTCAATCAATTGTTGAAGTTAGCAATCACTTGGGCTTCTCGAGCCAGGGACAATTTACAAACTTCTTTCGCAAGCATACAGGCATTACTCCAACTCAATACAAACAAAAACTTTAGCTCTGTCGAAAGTAAGAGATTATGGCAAACCGCAAGATTCAAAAAACATTCGCAAGATTTGTTAAAGACATTTCTAAGTACGACTACTATGCTAGTAATTGTTAGTTGATCTTTTAGTTCAGAATTTCTTAATTCTAGTTCTCGGTTAGATAACTGAGATAAACCAATCCTTGCAGTAGATAGTGTAGTGTTTAACCACAAATCATTATGAACACGTTTGCAGGAAAAGTTGTCCTGGTAACAGGTAGCACTTCTAGAATTGGTCGCACGAATGCGATACTACTGAAATATCAGAAGACGACGGGCAAGAAACGGTGCGGTTAATTCAAGAAGCCGAAGCTAAAGGATTGTTTTTGAAAGCCAATATAACGCAGGCAAGCGATGTTAAACAGTTAATGAACACTGTAGTTGAGAAATACGGTCGGCTCGATTGTACGTTTAATAATGCGGCAATCGAAGGCACATTAGAACCCTTTATCGAACTACCAGAAGCAGAGTCTGATAAGGTGATTGCCACCAACCTCAAAAGTGTGTGGCTGTGCATGAAGTATGAGATTCAGCAGATGCTCGAGCAGGGTGGAGGCGCGATCGTTAATACTTCCTCAATGGCAGGACTGGTTGGCTTTCCAAACATGGCTCCCTATGTTGCAGCTAAGCATGGCGTTTTGGGATTAACGCGATCGGTAGCATTGGAATATGCTTCTTCTGGTATTCGCATCAATGCTGTATACCCTGGTGTGATTGACAATGCCGGACAATCAGCTCGGATGTTGGACAAATATGGACAGGACAAAGACGACGTTGCCAAACAAAACCCTAGCGGTCGCTTAGGTACACCCGAAGAAATTGCTAACGCCGTTCTGTTTCTTTGCTCAGATCAATCGTTATTCATCACTGGGCATCCACTAAGTGTTGATGGCGGTTATGTCGCACGGTGAAACACAACTATAACTTATAGGAATAATCATGAAGAGCACTGAATCACGACCTAAATCTGGCGATCTTCCTGCTCAGACGCTCGACTATCCAGGCGGACAATCGGATATGCAAGTGCAACCTGACTACGATATGTCTAAATATCGAGCCGCAGGTAAACTAGTTGATAAAGTTGCCATTATCACAGGTGCAGATTCCGGTATTGGACAGGCAGTGGCGATTGCCTTTGCAATGGAAGGCGCAGATGTCGCAGTGTTGTACAACAAGAACGACGATGATGCTGACACGACTCGCCAACACGTGGAAAAGTATGGGCGGCGCTGCCATCTTATTAAGGCAGATGTGGCAGGGCAAACGCATCATGTCAATAAGGTAGGAAATTACTAGGTTTATTGACATTAATTGCAATAAACTGAGGCTTATTGAGAAGAAATTGAGTTGAACTCATTTGCAACAATCTCCACTTTATTGAGAAGAACTAGTGTAGACATAGGGTCGGGTGAAGTTGAAAATACGACGAATATTCTCTGATGAATTTAGATGCGTTTGCCCTGGCAGATGTGGGAGTTAAAAGTCAGTGTGAGGTGGCGATCGAAGAAACAATTGCTCAGTTTGGCAAGCTGAATATTCTCGTCAACAATGCTGCTTTCCAGCAAACCCAGTACAAATTTGAAGAAATCCCAGAAGACCAGATCCGTCGCGTTTTTGAAGTTAATATTTTGGGCTATTTCTTCATGGCGCAAGCCGCAGTGCCCCATCTTCACGAGAGAGATGTAATTGTCAACACAGGTAGCACAACGGCACTGATGGGGAATCCCATGCCGGTAGATTATAGCTCCACCAAAGGCGCAATTCATGTATTTGCAAAATCGCTAGCGCTCAATCTTGCTGAGCGCAAAATTCGCGTCAATGCGGTTGTTCCTGGACCCGTTTGGACTCCGATCATTCCCACTAGATCTTCTGATCCTGATGCAGTGTCGAAGTTTGACGCACAATCGGCGATGCAGCGCCCCGGTCAACCCGAAGAGCTAGCGCCCGTCTACGTACTGCTGGCATCAAGCGACGGCAGCTTTATGACGGGTAGTTTGGTCGAAGTCAGTGGCGGTATTGTCACAGTTGGTTAATGGAGAAACAATATGAAAGTATTAGTAACTGGTGCAACTGGGTATGCCGGATTCTATGCCGCGATCGCCCTGCGCCAAGCCGGACATCATGTGTATGGCTTGGTGCGCGATAACAACAAACCTCGTGCTAAAGACTTGCAGCGCTATGAGATAGAGTTGGCGATCGGCAACATCAAACAGCCTGAAACTTACCGCAAGTACCTCGAAAACAGCGATGTGCTGATCCACGCAATGATGGATTTTCAAGCTCCACAAGAAGCAGATTTGAAGCTGTTTGAAACGCTCAGGCAAGTGGCACAAGCAACGCCGAGAAAGCGATTGTTCATTTACACCACAGGCTGCTCGATCTATGGCAAACGTCCAGAACGGGTGATGGATGAAACCACACCTGCCAACCCCGAACATAAACTTGCCTACCGCATGGACATGGAGCAAGAGCTGTTCGCCATGCCAATTCTCGACTGTCACAAAGTCGTCTTACGTCCCGGCTTCATGTATGGGCTAGACGGACATTCCAGCGTTAGTGCCACTTGGTTTGGGATGGGAGAACAGGGTAAAGCAATTTATCGGGGCGATCGCGAGAAGGGCTGGAGTTGGGTTCACATCAGCGATCTGGCAGAAGCGTATGTGCGCGTAGCTGAAAGTGGTGCGGCGATTGATGGTGAAATCTTTTGCGTCGCCGATGAGCAGCGCCCCAAGTGTGTGGCAGTGATGCAAGCTTGTCTTAAAGCCGCAGGCTACAAAGGCGCGATCGAGTTTGCCCCGCCGCAAGAAGACGATTTAACCAGTGTTTGGTTTGATCAGAATGAGTTCATCACCTCCCGCAAGGCATACCGCCTTCTAGGCTGGAGTCCGCGTCATACCGGGATCGTTGATGAGATTGAAACTTACTATGCAGCTTGGAAAGCAAGTCAATCTAGCAACGGCAAAGTGTAAAACCTACTATTATTTTTTGGAGAATTCAATCATGTCGAATCTACTCAAATCTGTTGCTCGTGCAGTGAAAGCGATCGCGCTGATGGTTTTAATCATGGCTTGTGCATTCAATCTAATGTCCGGTGCTGCTTGGGCTTCTGCGGCAAAAGTTTTGATCGCTGAAAAACAAGGAAAACCTGTATTTGAACCTGCTACCGTCACGATCAAATCTGGAGATTATGTTGAGTGGAGCAACAATCTGACTGCGGGTACCGCTTGTAATGTTGTCTTCGATCAGGTCAAATTTAATCGCTATCCAACTCCTGCTGACGAAAATCAGATAGCAGATAGCGAACTGTTCAGTTACCTTTCGCATCAAGAGCTACTGAATAACCCAAAAGAATCGTTTCGCAAAGACTTTAATGTGCCGGCTGGAGAGTACACATATGTCTGTGAGCCTTACGAAAATGCAGGGGTAACAGGCAAAGTTGTGGTGCAATCTAATTAGTTGATCGGGCTAAATCTCAACGGCAAGCTTTGCTCAGGTACGCTTGCTAGACGCGGATCTGAGCAAAGCAAAAACTAAAAGAGGATATAATGAATCGCGAGTCAAAACAGTATCGAAATCAGTTGCAACTCAATCGAGTTTTTAGGCAATTCCTGCCAACTCTACTCTTGCTAGTTGTCAGCCTGCTCACCTTTAGCAGCATCGTTACAATTCAGGGTCAACCTGTTCGCTCGGCTTCGACAAGCTCAATGCTGGAGCAGAATAAAGCGGTAATTCGCCGTTATTATGACGAGCTAATTAATCAAGGCAACTTTGACGTTGCAGACGAACTGATTGCCACTGATCTAGTGCAACATAGCAAGGGCACTGCTCAAGGTCGAGAAGGTATTGTCCAGGAAATGCAGAACAGCCACAACGTCTTTTCTAACTTCAATATCAAGATCGATGATTTGATCGCGGAGAACGATAAAGTTGTGGTTCGAGCAACAGTCAGTGGCGTTCATGCAGGTACCTGGATGAATATTACTGCAACTAGAAAACCAGTTCAATTTCCCAGTATAGATATTTTTCGAGTCGTTGACGGCAAGCTGCAAGAACACTGGGACGTGACCGATCGCTTCGGGTTGATGCAGCAGCTTGAGGCAGCATCCGCGCCTTCATGAATTCTCGTGAATCAAGAACAGGAATTGCTAATGATGCCGACACTTTTTGACTCAATCGAGCTTGGACCTTACCTCCTCCCAAATCGGATGGTCGTGGCTCCCATGACGCGAATGCGGGCTGGAGCTAGCAATGCGCCCGTGCCGTTGAATGCAACCTACTACGCGCAGCGATCAACTGCGGGATTAATCGTCACTGAATGTACGCAGGTATCACCGCAAGGTCGCGCCTATCCTCGCAGTCCCGGCATTCACTTGCCCGAACAAATTGCAGGTTGGAAACTCGTGACCGATGCCGTTCATGCACAGGGCGGACGAATTTTTCTACAACTTTGGCACTGCGGGCGAATTTCTCATCCGTCGATTCAAGAAAATCAGGCATTGCCTGTTGCACCCTCTGCAATTGCAGCTGAGGGTGAAGCTTACACTCTTGAGGGGCGAAGTTCATTTGTCACGCCAAGAGCGCTAGAAACTGAAGAGATCTCCAAAATCGTCGAACAGTTCCGTCAAGGTGCAGAAAATGCGATCGCAGCGGGTTTTGATGGCATCGAACTGCATGGCGCTTTCGGCTACCTCATCGATCAGTTTTTGCAAGACGGCTCGAACCAGCGAACCGATCGATATGGTGGCTCGATCGAAAACCGAGCGCGGTTTTTGCTAGAAGTCACTGAAGCAGTATGCAGGGTTTGGGGAAGCGAGGGTTCCGCCTCCTCTGGGCGAGTGGGAATTAAGCTTTCGCCCAGCAACACTTTCAACAGTATGCACGACTCTGATTCAGCCGCAACATTTGGTTATGTTGTAGAAGCGCTCAATCAATTTGATTTAGCATATTTACACTTGATGGAAGCGACCGAAGCA
The DNA window shown above is from Chroococcidiopsis sp. SAG 2025 and carries:
- a CDS encoding SDR family oxidoreductase, which produces MNLDAFALADVGVKSQCEVAIEETIAQFGKLNILVNNAAFQQTQYKFEEIPEDQIRRVFEVNILGYFFMAQAAVPHLHERDVIVNTGSTTALMGNPMPVDYSSTKGAIHVFAKSLALNLAERKIRVNAVVPGPVWTPIIPTRSSDPDAVSKFDAQSAMQRPGQPEELAPVYVLLASSDGSFMTGSLVEVSGGIVTVG
- a CDS encoding alkene reductase; this translates as MMPTLFDSIELGPYLLPNRMVVAPMTRMRAGASNAPVPLNATYYAQRSTAGLIVTECTQVSPQGRAYPRSPGIHLPEQIAGWKLVTDAVHAQGGRIFLQLWHCGRISHPSIQENQALPVAPSAIAAEGEAYTLEGRSSFVTPRALETEEISKIVEQFRQGAENAIAAGFDGIELHGAFGYLIDQFLQDGSNQRTDRYGGSIENRARFLLEVTEAVCRVWGSEGSASSGRVGIKLSPSNTFNSMHDSDSAATFGYVVEALNQFDLAYLHLMEATEADLRHGGTAIPITHFRQRYQGTLITNGGYDQTTGNAVLAAGNADLVSFGQLFLANPDLPRRFQLNARLNQPDRTTFYDGGEKGYTDYPFLEPQFVQT
- a CDS encoding SDR family NAD(P)-dependent oxidoreductase, which codes for MKSTESRPKSGDLPAQTLDYPGGQSDMQVQPDYDMSKYRAAGKLVDKVAIITGADSGIGQAVAIAFAMEGADVAVLYNKNDDDADTTRQHVEKYGRRCHLIKADVAGQTHHVNKVGNY
- a CDS encoding ester cyclase, giving the protein MNRESKQYRNQLQLNRVFRQFLPTLLLLVVSLLTFSSIVTIQGQPVRSASTSSMLEQNKAVIRRYYDELINQGNFDVADELIATDLVQHSKGTAQGREGIVQEMQNSHNVFSNFNIKIDDLIAENDKVVVRATVSGVHAGTWMNITATRKPVQFPSIDIFRVVDGKLQEHWDVTDRFGLMQQLEAASAPS
- a CDS encoding plastocyanin/azurin family copper-binding protein, whose amino-acid sequence is MSNLLKSVARAVKAIALMVLIMACAFNLMSGAAWASAAKVLIAEKQGKPVFEPATVTIKSGDYVEWSNNLTAGTACNVVFDQVKFNRYPTPADENQIADSELFSYLSHQELLNNPKESFRKDFNVPAGEYTYVCEPYENAGVTGKVVVQSN
- a CDS encoding NAD-dependent epimerase/dehydratase family protein: MKVLVTGATGYAGFYAAIALRQAGHHVYGLVRDNNKPRAKDLQRYEIELAIGNIKQPETYRKYLENSDVLIHAMMDFQAPQEADLKLFETLRQVAQATPRKRLFIYTTGCSIYGKRPERVMDETTPANPEHKLAYRMDMEQELFAMPILDCHKVVLRPGFMYGLDGHSSVSATWFGMGEQGKAIYRGDREKGWSWVHISDLAEAYVRVAESGAAIDGEIFCVADEQRPKCVAVMQACLKAAGYKGAIEFAPPQEDDLTSVWFDQNEFITSRKAYRLLGWSPRHTGIVDEIETYYAAWKASQSSNGKV
- a CDS encoding SDR family oxidoreductase; its protein translation is MRLIQEAEAKGLFLKANITQASDVKQLMNTVVEKYGRLDCTFNNAAIEGTLEPFIELPEAESDKVIATNLKSVWLCMKYEIQQMLEQGGGAIVNTSSMAGLVGFPNMAPYVAAKHGVLGLTRSVALEYASSGIRINAVYPGVIDNAGQSARMLDKYGQDKDDVAKQNPSGRLGTPEEIANAVLFLCSDQSLFITGHPLSVDGGYVAR